In Rhipicephalus microplus isolate Deutch F79 chromosome 9, USDA_Rmic, whole genome shotgun sequence, one genomic interval encodes:
- the LOC142772202 gene encoding uncharacterized protein LOC142772202 encodes MSNPFLFFVQVFLPVVSTAASASTTQTKINAITLPYQQLTHDQEPHVLNLSTPHDGASTASTMAIKGRLQQHPRSGHVGWHRNGVMSNPFLFFVQQNLLSTTFVQFSV; translated from the exons ATGTCAAACCCATTCCTGTTCTTTGTACAGGTATTCCTGCCTGTGGTGTCTACGGCGGCCAGCGCATCGACTACGCAGACGAAGATAAATGCCATCACGCTCCCGTATCAGCAGCTTACCCATGACCAAGAACCGCACGTGCTGAATCTTTCTACACCGCATGATGGCGCCTCGACTGCATCGACTATGGCTATAAAAGGACGGCTGCAGCAACACCCgcgcagtgggcacgtcggctggcatcggAACGGCGTCATGTCAAACCCATTCCTGTTCTTTGTACAG cAAAACCTGCTGAGCACTACTTTCGTGCAGTTTTCAGTATAG